The Streptomyces sp. RKAG293 genome includes a region encoding these proteins:
- a CDS encoding MFS transporter: MTTLTTSPATEDGAAAGPDGLLRMTARQRLVLLLLLGSQFMLAVDFSILNVALPEIGHGLGFSLANLQWIATAMMLPAAGFTLLFGRLADFVGRRRMLLAGMALLAAGSLAGGLATGPEMLLCARVAQGLASAMATPAALSLLTTSLPEGPLRARALGLNGTLMSAGFTVGAIFGGILTDLLSWRWAFFLNVPVALVILFAAPAVIEESRGARSKLDVPGAITVTGGLLALVYGVTLAGQHGWTDTTALGCLAAAALLFLAFWRIELRAEAPLAPLRILTRPAVKWGNFGGLITFTMESSVVFLLTLYMQQVLDYSPLQTGLSFCGLGVAAFAGGMAAPRLIGRHGTRTVMTCGLLVQAVATAAFCWLGTGGGSALTLLLAASAVGAFGHLAAIVGYMVTATSGLPDDEQGLATGLASMTQQVGITMGIPVLSAIATARTTATGSVLSGIHTALLVDALIVLAGSALVFAGLRRR, encoded by the coding sequence ATGACCACCCTCACCACGTCACCCGCCACCGAGGACGGGGCCGCCGCCGGCCCGGACGGCCTCCTCCGGATGACCGCCCGTCAGCGCCTCGTCCTCCTGCTGCTCCTCGGCTCGCAGTTCATGCTCGCCGTCGACTTCTCGATCCTCAACGTGGCGCTGCCCGAGATCGGCCACGGCCTGGGCTTCTCGCTCGCGAACCTGCAGTGGATCGCCACCGCGATGATGCTGCCCGCCGCCGGGTTCACGCTGCTCTTCGGCCGGCTCGCCGACTTCGTGGGACGGCGCAGGATGCTGCTGGCCGGCATGGCCCTGCTGGCCGCCGGATCGCTGGCCGGCGGCCTCGCCACCGGTCCCGAGATGCTGCTCTGCGCCCGGGTCGCCCAGGGCCTGGCCTCCGCGATGGCCACCCCCGCCGCGCTCTCGCTGCTCACCACCTCCCTGCCGGAAGGTCCGCTGCGGGCCAGGGCGCTGGGCCTGAACGGCACCCTCATGTCGGCCGGCTTCACCGTCGGCGCGATCTTCGGCGGTATCCTCACCGACCTGCTGAGCTGGCGCTGGGCCTTCTTCCTCAACGTGCCGGTCGCCCTGGTCATCCTCTTCGCCGCCCCGGCCGTGATCGAGGAGAGCCGCGGCGCCCGCTCCAAGCTCGACGTCCCCGGCGCGATCACCGTCACCGGCGGGCTGCTCGCCCTGGTCTACGGCGTCACCCTGGCCGGCCAGCACGGCTGGACCGACACCACCGCGCTGGGCTGCCTCGCCGCCGCCGCTCTGCTGTTCCTCGCCTTCTGGCGCATCGAACTGCGCGCCGAGGCCCCGCTCGCCCCGCTGCGGATACTGACCCGGCCCGCCGTCAAGTGGGGCAACTTCGGCGGCCTGATCACCTTCACCATGGAGAGCTCGGTCGTCTTCCTGCTGACGCTGTACATGCAGCAGGTGCTGGACTACTCGCCGCTCCAGACCGGCCTGTCGTTCTGCGGTCTCGGCGTCGCCGCCTTCGCCGGCGGGATGGCCGCCCCGCGGCTCATCGGCCGCCACGGCACCCGCACCGTGATGACCTGCGGGCTCCTCGTCCAGGCCGTGGCCACCGCCGCCTTCTGCTGGCTGGGCACCGGCGGCGGCAGCGCCCTGACGCTGCTCCTGGCCGCCTCCGCGGTGGGCGCGTTCGGCCACCTCGCGGCGATCGTCGGCTACATGGTCACCGCGACCTCGGGTCTGCCCGACGACGAGCAGGGCCTGGCCACCGGTCTCGCCTCGATGACCCAGCAGGTCGGCATCACGATGGGCATCCCGGTGCTCAGCGCGATCGCCACCGCCCGCACCACCGCCACCGGTTCGGTGCTGAGCGGCATCCACACCGCGCTGCTCGTCGACGCACTGATCGTGCTGGCCGGCTCGGCCCTGGTCTTCGCCGGACTGCGCCGCC